In a single window of the Prochlorococcus marinus str. AS9601 genome:
- the folP gene encoding dihydropteroate synthase, producing the protein MQIINKKNPWPKGWGQKTSIMGVINLTPDSFSDGGELNSSKKVLDQVNHFLSNGVDVIDLGAQSTRPGAEEVGSSIEIKRLIPYLKLIKSEFPDVLISIDTFNSEVAYEALLNGANWINDVTGGRRDIKILDVVSKFNCPFVITHSRGNSQNMNQLSNYQNVLSDVKCSLDNLIKNALEKNISERNIIVDPGIGFSKDIIHNLEILRNLDAFKKWNLPILIGASRKRFIGEILNEKIPKERDIGTLAISCICSQFNVDIVRVHNVKLNYQILKVADRIYRK; encoded by the coding sequence TTGCAAATTATCAATAAGAAAAATCCATGGCCAAAAGGCTGGGGCCAAAAAACTTCAATAATGGGAGTTATTAATTTAACTCCTGATTCATTTAGTGATGGTGGGGAATTAAACTCTTCAAAAAAAGTTTTAGATCAAGTAAACCATTTCTTGAGCAATGGTGTTGATGTTATTGATCTTGGTGCTCAAAGTACGAGACCTGGGGCTGAAGAAGTAGGATCTAGTATAGAAATTAAAAGATTGATCCCATATCTAAAATTAATAAAATCTGAATTTCCAGATGTTTTAATTTCTATTGATACTTTTAATTCTGAAGTGGCTTACGAAGCTCTTTTAAATGGTGCTAACTGGATAAATGATGTCACGGGAGGAAGAAGAGATATAAAAATTTTGGATGTTGTATCAAAATTCAATTGTCCATTCGTCATAACTCATAGTCGTGGTAATAGTCAAAATATGAATCAACTCTCTAATTACCAGAATGTATTGAGTGATGTTAAGTGCTCGCTTGATAATTTAATAAAGAATGCTTTAGAAAAAAATATATCTGAGAGAAATATAATAGTGGATCCTGGAATTGGTTTTTCAAAAGATATCATTCATAATTTGGAAATCTTGAGAAATTTAGATGCATTTAAAAAATGGAATTTGCCAATTTTGATAGGTGCATCTAGGAAGAGATTTATAGGAGAAATTTTGAATGAGAAAATTCCAAAAGAAAGGGATATAGGAACTCTTGCAATAAGTTGTATTTGTTCTCAATTTAATGTTGACATTGTGAGGGTTCACAACGTCAAGCTAAATTATCAAATCCTGAAAGTAGCTGATAGGATTTACAGAAAATAA
- the tpiA gene encoding triose-phosphate isomerase translates to MRKSVIAGNWKMHMTCAEAKSYLKEFIPLIKDINEDRKVVIAPPFTAISTFSNHSDFDYLDISSQNIHWEDQGAFTAEISPKMLLEHGVSYAIVGHSEPRKYFSESDEQINKRAVFAQSSGLTPIVCVGETLEQRERGEAVRVITRQVEQGLENTDPSNLIVAYEPIWAIGTGKTCQAEDANKICSLIRKLIGFDDVIIQYGGSVKPNNIDEIMSMSDIDGVLVGGASLDPNSFARIANYQ, encoded by the coding sequence TTGAGAAAATCTGTTATTGCTGGTAATTGGAAAATGCACATGACTTGTGCTGAGGCTAAGTCTTATTTAAAAGAGTTTATACCTTTAATAAAAGATATAAATGAAGATCGTAAAGTAGTTATTGCTCCACCTTTTACTGCTATTTCAACCTTTTCTAATCATTCTGATTTTGATTATTTAGATATTTCTAGTCAAAATATTCATTGGGAAGATCAAGGAGCATTTACTGCTGAAATATCACCAAAAATGCTTCTTGAACATGGTGTCTCATATGCAATCGTTGGACATAGTGAACCAAGGAAATATTTTAGTGAAAGTGATGAACAAATTAATAAAAGAGCAGTTTTTGCTCAATCAAGTGGACTTACTCCAATAGTTTGTGTAGGAGAAACATTAGAACAAAGAGAGAGAGGAGAAGCTGTAAGAGTTATTACTAGACAAGTTGAACAAGGATTAGAAAACACAGATCCATCTAATTTAATTGTTGCCTATGAACCAATATGGGCTATTGGCACTGGTAAAACATGTCAGGCAGAAGATGCTAATAAGATATGTTCTTTGATTCGGAAATTAATTGGTTTTGATGATGTAATTATTCAATATGGAGGATCCGTTAAACCTAATAATATTGACGAAATCATGTCAATGAGTGACATAGATGGGGTTTTAGTTGGGGGGGCTTCATTAGATCCAAATAGTTTTGCGAGAATTGCAAATTATCAATAA
- a CDS encoding RNA-binding S4 domain-containing protein, producing the protein MKLDQFLKWKNLVSSGGEAKIFIKSGSVKVNGLIETRRGRKLNKGDKVIFLKNELFFE; encoded by the coding sequence ATGAAATTAGATCAATTCTTAAAATGGAAAAATTTGGTCTCTTCTGGTGGAGAAGCAAAAATTTTTATTAAATCCGGTTCTGTCAAAGTTAATGGTTTAATAGAAACTAGGAGAGGAAGAAAATTAAATAAGGGAGATAAAGTTATATTTCTAAAAAATGAATTATTTTTTGAATAA
- a CDS encoding ABC transporter ATP-binding protein, with product MLIYVACWPLLAYFAGNLIPAIGSGDLTKVTNIIVKSLFVFLVQKIAQFGQDVFIAKPSLEISEIMRGNLFSKIQKIEMNSVEKISAGDITYRLTEDADRVSEVIYKTVQDTIPCILQLIAVVIYMFYLDWSLTLSTSVLAPLIILSVNSFGRRVLSASEKSQESTSNLASLIGESINGMSTIRSFAAEKWIENRFHKRLSTNKKAKYKTLKLLAFQHPVVGFVEAFGILAILGLGAARINLGLLTSEEFSSFFAAILMLIDPISHVSTNFNDYKQTEASIKRLKNLTLEPNEDDKENLKRISNLEGKISFKKVNFAYKKDNQVLKNINLEVKKGEVTAFVGASGAGKSTMLALILKFISPSSGDIFIDDINLKLLNTKDIRKNIALVQQQPFLFSGKIIDVIRMGRCYSKEEVIESAKKANAHNFIEKLPEKYETKITERGSNFSGGQIQRIAIARAILGNPSILLLDEATSALDAESESEVQEGLNRAMKDRTVIVIAHRLATTQEANKIFVFDKGEIIEVGKHFDLINKPGIYKELCEKQLIKK from the coding sequence ATGCTTATTTATGTAGCATGTTGGCCCTTGTTAGCTTATTTTGCTGGAAACTTAATCCCCGCGATTGGATCTGGTGACCTAACAAAAGTAACTAACATAATAGTGAAGTCATTATTTGTATTTTTAGTTCAGAAAATTGCTCAATTTGGACAAGATGTATTCATAGCAAAACCATCTTTAGAAATTAGTGAAATAATGAGAGGAAATTTATTCAGCAAAATTCAAAAGATAGAGATGAATTCTGTTGAAAAGATTTCAGCCGGGGATATCACATATAGACTTACAGAAGATGCAGATAGAGTTAGCGAAGTTATTTATAAAACAGTGCAGGATACTATTCCGTGCATTTTACAATTGATAGCAGTTGTAATTTATATGTTTTATTTAGATTGGTCACTAACATTATCAACATCTGTTTTAGCACCATTGATTATTCTTTCAGTTAATAGTTTTGGAAGAAGAGTTTTATCCGCATCTGAAAAAAGTCAAGAATCAACAAGTAATCTAGCAAGTTTAATAGGTGAATCTATAAATGGAATGTCGACGATAAGGTCTTTTGCTGCAGAAAAATGGATTGAGAATAGATTTCATAAAAGATTAAGTACAAATAAAAAAGCAAAATATAAAACATTAAAATTACTCGCATTTCAACATCCAGTCGTAGGATTTGTTGAAGCATTTGGAATATTAGCAATATTAGGTTTAGGAGCAGCAAGAATAAATCTTGGACTTCTAACAAGTGAAGAATTTAGTAGTTTCTTTGCTGCAATATTGATGCTTATTGATCCAATAAGCCATGTTAGTACAAATTTTAATGATTATAAACAAACAGAAGCTTCAATAAAAAGGTTGAAAAACCTAACTCTAGAACCTAACGAAGATGATAAAGAAAATTTAAAAAGGATATCCAATCTTGAAGGCAAAATAAGTTTCAAGAAAGTTAATTTCGCTTACAAAAAAGATAATCAAGTTCTTAAAAATATCAATTTAGAAGTTAAGAAAGGGGAAGTCACAGCTTTCGTTGGAGCATCTGGAGCTGGTAAAAGTACAATGTTGGCTTTGATATTAAAATTTATATCTCCAAGTAGTGGAGACATTTTTATTGATGATATAAATCTCAAATTATTAAACACAAAAGATATTAGAAAAAACATTGCATTAGTACAACAACAGCCTTTTTTATTTTCAGGAAAAATTATTGATGTAATAAGAATGGGCAGATGTTATAGCAAAGAAGAGGTTATAGAATCAGCAAAAAAAGCAAACGCGCATAACTTTATTGAAAAGCTTCCTGAAAAATATGAAACTAAGATAACTGAAAGAGGATCAAATTTCTCAGGAGGTCAGATCCAGAGGATCGCAATTGCAAGAGCAATACTTGGAAACCCTTCAATTCTTCTTTTAGATGAGGCCACAAGTGCGTTAGATGCAGAATCAGAATCTGAAGTCCAAGAAGGATTAAATAGGGCTATGAAAGATAGAACAGTTATTGTAATTGCTCATAGATTAGCCACTACTCAGGAGGCAAATAAAATATTTGTTTTCGATAAAGGCGAAATTATTGAAGTTGGGAAACATTTTGATTTAATCAATAAACCAGGAATTTATAAAGAATTATGTGAAAAACAATTGATTAAAAAATAA
- a CDS encoding DUF6447 family protein — MSENTNDSANPVLTFDGKKYLINELSNEIKESIKVLQIAETQLKMHQDTLKLISISRNSLANQLREKLKNLK, encoded by the coding sequence ATGAGCGAAAACACAAATGATTCTGCAAATCCAGTTTTAACCTTTGATGGGAAAAAATACTTAATAAATGAACTTTCTAATGAAATTAAAGAATCAATAAAAGTATTACAGATAGCCGAGACACAACTTAAAATGCATCAAGATACTCTCAAATTAATTTCTATAAGCCGAAACTCTTTAGCTAATCAATTAAGAGAAAAACTAAAAAATTTAAAGTAA